In Cupriavidus taiwanensis, one DNA window encodes the following:
- a CDS encoding pyruvate kinase, with amino-acid sequence MSQRRERHTKIVATLGPASSSGETILQLFQSGADTFRLNFSHGTHEDHAARL; translated from the coding sequence ATGAGCCAGCGCCGTGAGCGCCATACCAAGATTGTGGCCACCCTCGGCCCCGCTTCTTCCAGCGGTGAAACAATCCTTCAACTTTTCCAGTCAGGCGCAGATACATTCCGGTTGAACTTCAGCCACGGAACACACGAGGATCACGCAGCCAGGCTT
- a CDS encoding GntR family transcriptional regulator — protein MNTKANEPLAPLIASRLVQLLKDRKIEVGSHLPERIFCEALEVSRTPVRRAFELLAQQGIVSNEPGRGYFLAQEPAELETDEEEPSTNADELYQQLAEDLLSGSVESEFSERALLRRYDAGRGLLKQVLARMFREGLLERKTGHGWRVTPFLANADAHNASYRFRMAIEPAAILEPTFRLDKPALAKARARQEAMLAGEIYTLTRAELFEIGSQFHETIIRCSRNPNFIDALVRQNQQRRLMEYKANTDRQRLVRQCEEHLKLLDLLEHGQREEAAAFLRQHLNVVRKIKTHMDDDENALHIRQLEIETHF, from the coding sequence ATGAACACGAAAGCTAACGAGCCTTTGGCGCCATTGATCGCGAGCCGACTCGTGCAGTTGCTGAAAGATCGCAAGATCGAGGTGGGCTCGCATCTGCCCGAGCGAATCTTCTGCGAAGCGCTCGAGGTTTCCCGCACGCCTGTCCGTCGCGCTTTTGAGCTCTTGGCACAGCAAGGCATCGTGAGCAATGAGCCAGGTCGGGGCTACTTCCTTGCCCAGGAGCCAGCGGAATTGGAGACCGACGAGGAAGAGCCATCAACCAACGCCGACGAGCTGTATCAACAGCTTGCAGAGGACCTGCTGTCTGGTTCCGTGGAGTCCGAGTTCAGTGAGCGAGCACTGCTGCGGCGGTATGACGCTGGTCGCGGGCTACTCAAGCAGGTGCTTGCACGTATGTTCCGGGAAGGCCTCCTGGAGCGGAAAACCGGCCATGGCTGGCGAGTAACTCCGTTTCTGGCCAATGCCGACGCGCACAACGCCAGCTACCGGTTTCGTATGGCCATCGAACCGGCAGCCATCCTCGAACCGACTTTCAGGCTAGACAAGCCGGCGCTTGCAAAGGCGCGAGCACGACAGGAAGCAATGCTTGCGGGTGAAATCTATACCCTGACCCGGGCCGAACTGTTTGAGATCGGGTCTCAATTTCACGAGACCATCATCCGCTGCTCCCGCAACCCCAACTTTATTGACGCCCTGGTGCGCCAAAACCAACAGCGCCGCCTGATGGAGTACAAGGCAAACACCGACCGTCAGCGCTTGGTTAGGCAATGCGAAGAGCATCTGAAGCTGCTGGACCTGCTCGAGCATGGACAGAGAGAAGAAGCTGCCGCCTTCCTGCGGCAGCATTTGAACGTCGTCCGGAAAATCAAGACCCACATGGACGACGACGAAAACGCACTTCACATTCGTCAATTGGAAATCGAAACGCACTTCTAA
- a CDS encoding porin, with protein sequence MQKRLALGAGALCLWAGVAQAQSSSNVLLYGIIDTTIRYSNNNAGDKGLAELTDGYFNGSRWGMRGTEDLGGGLQAIFNLESGFDPSTGVSAQSTGTANYGQQSTNNQGRLFGRQAWVGLIHEKVGRFTFGRQFTTAYDASGRFQPNGHPNLDAVTIVNSYTGPRQDNMAKYVGQWGALSAGAHYTFGEVPGQTKRSSSYGVSLGYRQGPVDVGAFWQQANALTTPEARKVWGLGGNYQLGIVKLAFGYINNRFDVSAQRNDVFTGGFAVQASSALTLSLASHYDHQKNPGGSRIMVTGVADYALSKRTDVYAEVDFNRINGSYAVPSFMGVAGSKVGGGIGLRHKF encoded by the coding sequence ATGCAAAAGAGGCTTGCATTGGGAGCCGGTGCGCTTTGCCTGTGGGCGGGGGTTGCACAAGCGCAGTCGTCATCGAATGTGCTGCTTTACGGCATTATCGACACAACCATTCGGTATTCCAACAACAATGCTGGCGACAAGGGTCTGGCCGAGTTGACCGATGGCTATTTCAACGGATCGCGGTGGGGCATGCGCGGTACGGAAGACCTGGGTGGTGGTCTCCAGGCAATCTTCAACCTGGAAAGCGGCTTTGACCCGAGTACCGGCGTATCCGCGCAATCGACAGGCACGGCCAACTATGGCCAGCAAAGCACGAACAACCAAGGACGGCTGTTCGGGCGTCAAGCGTGGGTCGGCTTGATTCATGAAAAGGTCGGCCGGTTCACGTTCGGGCGTCAATTCACTACGGCATACGACGCATCGGGTCGCTTCCAGCCGAACGGTCACCCAAACCTCGACGCCGTCACGATCGTCAACAGCTACACCGGTCCCCGACAAGACAATATGGCCAAGTATGTTGGTCAGTGGGGTGCCTTGTCGGCTGGTGCGCATTACACCTTTGGCGAGGTACCGGGACAGACCAAGCGCAGCTCGAGCTATGGGGTATCGCTTGGGTACAGGCAGGGCCCGGTCGATGTCGGGGCATTCTGGCAACAAGCTAATGCGCTGACGACGCCCGAAGCCCGCAAGGTTTGGGGCCTGGGTGGCAACTACCAGCTCGGTATCGTAAAGCTGGCATTTGGCTACATCAACAATCGCTTCGATGTCAGCGCCCAACGCAACGACGTATTCACTGGTGGCTTCGCTGTTCAGGCGTCATCGGCCCTGACTTTGTCGCTGGCCTCCCATTATGACCACCAGAAGAACCCGGGTGGCAGCCGCATCATGGTGACCGGCGTCGCGGACTATGCATTGTCGAAGCGCACTGACGTCTACGCGGAAGTCGACTTCAATCGCATCAATGGCAGCTACGCGGTCCCGAGCTTTATGGGCGTGGCTGGCAGCAAGGTCGGCGGCGGTATCGGCTTGCGTCACAAGTTCTAA
- a CDS encoding Bug family tripartite tricarboxylate transporter substrate binding protein has protein sequence MEFADSRSMPSQGIAATELRSTARGRRRAFAIAASVVAIGSGLWSLGASAQSNYPDKMIRMVVAFSAGGPNDVMARVVAQKMSDILGQQVIVDNRPGAGGMIGTDFVAKSPADGYTLLFASVPFVTAPSMYKRPTYAVERDFIGVSKVAVSPIALMVKPGAPYKNVGDLITFAKANPGKLNFASGGVGSTPHLAMVLFQDLTGAKLNHVPYKGGAPALTDLMGGQVDIMMDSFTTTLPYIEQKKVSVLAVGDSKRAAKLPSVPTMVESGVNGFVMNHWVGVVAPKQTPKPVVDKLNAAVNQALKDPAVRDRLVGLGAEPAGDSPQQFQAFLKGEVERWQKVAKDAKVELE, from the coding sequence ATGGAATTCGCTGATTCTCGCTCGATGCCCAGTCAAGGCATTGCGGCTACTGAGCTGCGCTCGACGGCGCGAGGGCGCCGACGGGCTTTTGCCATTGCGGCGTCCGTGGTCGCAATCGGCAGCGGACTTTGGTCTCTCGGTGCGTCGGCCCAGAGCAACTATCCGGACAAGATGATCCGCATGGTGGTTGCCTTCTCAGCCGGCGGCCCCAACGACGTCATGGCTCGCGTTGTCGCGCAGAAAATGTCAGACATTCTAGGCCAGCAGGTTATCGTGGATAACCGTCCAGGTGCGGGTGGCATGATTGGGACCGACTTCGTAGCAAAGTCGCCCGCGGATGGCTACACGTTGCTCTTCGCGAGCGTCCCCTTCGTGACGGCGCCGAGCATGTACAAGCGGCCAACCTACGCGGTGGAGCGGGACTTCATTGGCGTGTCAAAGGTCGCGGTCTCTCCCATCGCGCTGATGGTCAAGCCGGGGGCACCGTACAAGAATGTCGGTGACCTCATCACGTTCGCCAAAGCGAATCCAGGCAAGCTGAACTTTGCCAGTGGCGGTGTCGGCTCCACTCCTCATCTCGCCATGGTCCTTTTCCAGGATCTGACGGGTGCGAAGCTGAATCACGTTCCCTACAAGGGCGGGGCGCCTGCCTTGACCGACCTGATGGGCGGTCAGGTCGACATCATGATGGACAGCTTCACCACGACGCTTCCGTACATCGAACAGAAGAAGGTGTCAGTGCTGGCCGTGGGCGACAGCAAGCGCGCAGCCAAGCTTCCCTCAGTGCCGACCATGGTCGAGAGCGGTGTGAATGGGTTTGTGATGAACCACTGGGTGGGGGTTGTCGCACCGAAGCAGACGCCGAAACCGGTGGTGGACAAACTCAACGCAGCCGTCAACCAGGCTCTGAAGGACCCTGCAGTCCGGGACCGTCTCGTGGGCCTGGGCGCAGAGCCTGCCGGTGATTCGCCGCAACAATTCCAAGCGTTCCTGAAGGGCGAGGTCGAGCGTTGGCAGAAGGTCGCCAAGGACGCAAAGGTCGAGCTCGAGTAA
- the gpmA gene encoding 2,3-diphosphoglycerate-dependent phosphoglycerate mutase: MHRLVLIRHGESTWNKENRFTGWTDVDLTEQGVREAKAAGRALRHAGFQFDVAYTSVLRRAVRTLWQVQDELEQMGIPVQHEWRLNERHYGALQGLNKAETAQKYGDDQVLQWRRSFDICPPALDAQHARIINGDRRYANVAPEDMPMTECLKDTIERVLPLWNDAIAPDIRSGKHILVVAHGNSIRSLVKYLDRISDSDIVGLNIPNGVPLVYDLDADLKPIRSSYLPIDAYGSRTWK; this comes from the coding sequence ATGCACCGTCTGGTACTAATTCGTCACGGCGAATCGACCTGGAACAAAGAGAACCGATTCACCGGCTGGACTGACGTCGATTTGACGGAGCAGGGTGTGCGGGAGGCCAAGGCGGCGGGACGTGCCTTGCGTCACGCAGGGTTTCAGTTCGACGTGGCTTACACGTCAGTATTGCGCCGAGCCGTGCGGACCCTCTGGCAAGTCCAGGATGAATTGGAGCAGATGGGGATCCCGGTGCAACATGAGTGGCGTCTGAACGAGCGCCACTATGGCGCGCTTCAAGGGCTGAACAAAGCCGAGACAGCGCAAAAGTACGGAGACGACCAGGTTCTGCAGTGGCGGAGAAGCTTTGACATTTGTCCTCCAGCGCTGGATGCTCAACACGCTCGCATCATCAATGGCGACCGCAGGTATGCAAACGTGGCGCCGGAAGACATGCCGATGACGGAGTGTTTGAAGGACACCATCGAGCGCGTCCTCCCACTTTGGAACGATGCGATTGCGCCAGACATTCGTTCGGGCAAGCACATCCTCGTCGTCGCCCATGGAAATAGCATCCGGTCACTGGTGAAATATCTCGATCGCATCTCCGACAGCGACATCGTCGGCCTGAACATCCCCAACGGGGTACCACTCGTTTATGACCTCGACGCTGATCTGAAACCGATCCGGTCCAGCTATCTGCCCATCGACGCGTACGGTTCCAGAACTTGGAAGTGA
- the tpiA gene encoding triose-phosphate isomerase: MKPLVIGNWKMNGSSALANHLLAEIAVGTYSADVAVCVPFVYLKQARELLANSTVSHGGQNVSEFKPGAFTGEISAEMLADASCAYVIVGHSERRQYFGETDVTVAKKVQRALEAGVQPVLCVGETLVERESENTEAVIGQQLRTIMEMLTTEQASRLVIAYEPVWAIGTGKSASVEQAQAAHAFLRGCLSEKLGEHSARTVPILYGGSVKPQSAASLFHAPDIDGGLIGGASLVAEDFAAIANAI; encoded by the coding sequence ATGAAGCCGCTCGTGATTGGCAACTGGAAGATGAACGGCAGCAGCGCGCTAGCGAACCACTTGTTGGCAGAAATCGCCGTGGGAACGTACTCGGCCGATGTCGCTGTCTGCGTCCCTTTCGTCTATTTGAAACAAGCAAGAGAATTGCTCGCGAACTCGACAGTCAGCCACGGGGGCCAGAACGTGTCCGAGTTCAAGCCGGGGGCATTCACCGGCGAAATCAGTGCTGAAATGCTCGCGGATGCAAGCTGTGCCTATGTCATTGTCGGGCACTCTGAGCGCCGGCAATACTTCGGTGAGACGGACGTCACTGTGGCCAAGAAGGTGCAGCGAGCACTCGAGGCGGGAGTACAACCTGTTCTTTGCGTGGGCGAAACGCTCGTGGAGCGTGAGAGCGAGAACACCGAGGCAGTGATTGGCCAACAGTTGCGCACAATTATGGAGATGCTTACGACAGAACAAGCCTCCCGGCTTGTCATTGCGTACGAGCCAGTATGGGCGATTGGCACCGGCAAGAGCGCCTCTGTCGAGCAAGCACAGGCAGCCCACGCGTTTCTGCGTGGATGCTTGTCGGAAAAGCTAGGTGAGCACAGCGCTCGGACAGTGCCCATTCTGTACGGCGGTAGCGTGAAGCCGCAGAGTGCAGCCAGTTTGTTCCACGCACCCGATATCGATGGAGGCCTTATCGGCGGCGCTTCACTCGTGGCCGAGGACTTTGCCGCAATTGCGAATGCAATTTAG